Proteins found in one Mustela lutreola isolate mMusLut2 chromosome 10, mMusLut2.pri, whole genome shotgun sequence genomic segment:
- the TRIM63 gene encoding E3 ubiquitin-protein ligase TRIM63 — translation MDYKSSLIQDGNPMENLEKQLICPICLEMFTKPVVILPCQHNLCRKCANDIFQAANPFWTNRVGSVSMSGGRFRCPSCRHEVIMDRHGVYGLQRNLLVENIIDIYKQECSSRPLQKGSHPMCKEHEDEKINIYCLTCEMPTCSMCKVFGAHKACEVAPLQSVFQGQKTELSNCISMLVAGNDRVHTIITQLEDSCRVTKENSHQVKEELSQKFDVLYAILDEKKSELLQRITREQEEKLSFIETLIQQYREQLDKSTKLVETAIQSLDETGGAIFLLSAKQLIKSIVEASKGCQLGKTEQGFENMDYFTLDLDHIADALRAIDFGTDEEEEEFIEEEEDQEGEESTERKEEGHQ, via the exons ATGGATTATAAATCAAGCCTGATCCAGGATGGGAACCCCATGGAGAACCTGGAGAAGCAGCTGATCTGTCCTATCTGCCTTGAGATGTTTACCAAGCCGGTGGTCATCTTGCCTTGTCAACACAACCTCTGCCGGAAGTGTGCCAATGACATCTTCCAG GCTGCAAATCCCTTCTGGACCAACCGGGTTGGCTCCGTGTCCATGTCTGGTGGCCGTTTCCGCTGCCCCTCCTGCCGCCACGAGGTGATCATGGATCGTCATGGAGTGTATGGCCTGCAGAGGAATCTGCTGGTGGAGAACATCATTGATATCTACAAGCAGGAATGTTCCAG TCGGCCCCTGCAGAAGGGCAGCCACCCCATGTGCAAGGAGCATGAGGACGAGAAAATCAACATCTACTGCCTCACGTGTGAGATGCCCACGTGCTCCATGTGCAAGGTGTTTGGGGCTCACAAGGCCTGCGAGGTGGCCCCGCTGCAGAGTGTCTTCCAGGGACAGAAG ACTGAGCTGAGTAACTGTATCTCCATGCTGGTGGCGGGGAACGACCGCGTGCACACCATCATCACTCAGCTGGAAGACTCTTGTCGAGTGACCAAG GAGAACAGTCACCAGGTGAAGGAAGAGCTGAGCCAGAAGTTTGACGTACTGTACGCCATCTTGGACGAGAAGAAGAGCGAGCTGCTACAGCGGATCACAcgggagcaggaggagaagctcAGCTTCATTGAGACTCTCATCCAGCAGTACCGAGAACAGCTGGACAAGTCCACTAAGCTGGTGGAGACGGCCATCCAGTCCCTGGACGAGACTGGTGGGGCCATCTTCCTCTTG AGTGCAAAGCAACTCATCAAAAG caTTGTGGAAGCTTCCAAGGGTTGCCAGCTGGGGAAGACAGAACAGGGCTTTGAAAACATGGACTACTTTACTTTGGACTTGGATCACATAGCAGATGCCCTTAGGGCCATCGACTTTGGGACAG atgaggaagaggaagagttcattgaagaagaagaagatcagGAAGGGGAAGAGtccacagagagaaaggaagaag